In one Tripterygium wilfordii isolate XIE 37 chromosome 22, ASM1340144v1, whole genome shotgun sequence genomic region, the following are encoded:
- the LOC119992214 gene encoding E3 ubiquitin-protein ligase PRT1-like isoform X2 — protein MSGLRESHCPICRRPYYHFSTICEMFHYLLLKLYPLTYKRRENQIMEEENKDGLFSPQLDGHASALIADKDCNHLMDSVNSCTTTCESKSCLSPSSAKKDPNANMEQLESTFTIQGNDMTFSQHLCGESFEVQKADTSAKENLSQNKLNESCKQISIADVLCIACKQLLFRPVVLNCGHVYCETCIENPADQMIRCEACHSFHPRGFPKVCLELAEFLKEQFPMDYALRRDTVQQKEVSFENETQTTSPTKAGKEGFPLSSVPATENTLWWADPTLKIHVGVGCDFCGMMPIVGDRYQCKDCEEAIGFDLCGDCYNTRSKRPGRFNQKHTPEHKFELVNSSILQSMMLRLMTGQSQNVPSTVLLSGDAPENSERSEDVPSPLFPSDDVPEVSENEYIAFMLSGEAPQSRGDSNHNNGIEDLNESQSPN, from the exons ATGAGTGGTCTACGTGAATCGCATTGTCCAATTTGCAGGCGTCCTTATTATCACTTCTCAACGATATGTGAGATGTTTCACTACTTGCTCCTCAAACTGTATCCTCTTACCTACAAGAGGAGAGAAAATCAGATTATGG AGGAAGAAAACAAGGATGGCTTATTCTCTCCGCAGCTCGATGGTCATGCAAGTGCGCTGATTGCTGATAAGGATTGTAATCACCTGATGGATTCTGTAAATTCCTGCACCACAACTTGTGAGTCCAAGTCATGCTTATCGCCTTCCTCTGCCAAAAAAGATCCTAATGCAAATATGGAGCAGTTAGAATCCACGTTCACGATTCAAGGAAATGACATGACCTTCTCCCAGCatctctgtggagaaagttttgaagttcagaaagctgacacttctgcaaaagaaaatttgtctcAAAATAAGCTAAATGAAAGCTGCAAACAAATTTCAATTGCTGATGTACTTTGCATTGCATGCAAGCAACTGCTTTTCCGTCCCGTTGTTCTCAACTGTGGCCATG tttatTGTGAAACTTGCATCGAGAATCCAGCTGATCAGATGATTAGGTGCGAAGCTTGTCATAGTTTCCATCCAAGGGGCTTTCCGAAAGTTTGTTTGGAGCTTGCTGAGTTTTTGAAGGAACAATTTCCTATGGATTATGCATTGAGAAGAGATACTGTGCAGCAGAAAGAAGTCAGTTTCGAGAATGAAACTCAGACTACTA GTCCCACAAAAGCTGGTAAGGAAGGTTTTCCCCTTTCCTCAGTGCCTGCAACAGAAAATACGCTATGGTGGGCTGACCCTACCTTAAAGATTCACGTGGGAGTCGGTTGTGATTTTTGCGGG ATGATGCCGATAGTCGGGGATAGATACCAATGCAAAGATTGCGAGGAGGCAATAGGTTTCGACCTTTGTGGAGATTGCTATAATACTCGTTCCAAGCGTCCTGGGCGGTTCAATCAAAAGCATACCCCGGAACACAAGTTTGAGCTAGTGAATTCGAGTATACTTCAAAGTATGATGTTAAGGCTGATGACTGGACAGTCCCAGAATGTTCCATCTACTGTATTACTTTCTGGTGATGCTCCTGAGAATTCAGAAAGGTCGGAGGATGTTCCATCTCCTCTATTTCCATCCGATGATGTTCCTGAGGTTTCAGAAAATGAGTACATTGCTTTTATGCTCTCAGGCGAGGCACCACAGAGTAGGGGCGATAGTAACCATAACAATGGTATTGAGGATCTAAATGAGAGCCAATCCCCCAATTAA
- the LOC119992214 gene encoding E3 ubiquitin-protein ligase PRT1-like isoform X1, giving the protein MEDRSVVPAVDSENIRESFFCCVCLDLLYKPIVLSCGHIACFWCVHRSMSGLRESHCPICRRPYYHFSTICEMFHYLLLKLYPLTYKRRENQIMEEENKDGLFSPQLDGHASALIADKDCNHLMDSVNSCTTTCESKSCLSPSSAKKDPNANMEQLESTFTIQGNDMTFSQHLCGESFEVQKADTSAKENLSQNKLNESCKQISIADVLCIACKQLLFRPVVLNCGHVYCETCIENPADQMIRCEACHSFHPRGFPKVCLELAEFLKEQFPMDYALRRDTVQQKEVSFENETQTTSPTKAGKEGFPLSSVPATENTLWWADPTLKIHVGVGCDFCGMMPIVGDRYQCKDCEEAIGFDLCGDCYNTRSKRPGRFNQKHTPEHKFELVNSSILQSMMLRLMTGQSQNVPSTVLLSGDAPENSERSEDVPSPLFPSDDVPEVSENEYIAFMLSGEAPQSRGDSNHNNGIEDLNESQSPN; this is encoded by the exons ATGGAAGATCGCTCGGTAGTTCCCGCCGTTGATTCAGAGAACATTCGAGAATCCTTTTTCTGCTGTGTCTGTCT GGATCTTTTGTACAAACCCATAGTGCTAT CTTGTGGCCACATTGCCTGTTTCTGGTGTGTCCATAGATCCATGAGTGGTCTACGTGAATCGCATTGTCCAATTTGCAGGCGTCCTTATTATCACTTCTCAACGATATGTGAGATGTTTCACTACTTGCTCCTCAAACTGTATCCTCTTACCTACAAGAGGAGAGAAAATCAGATTATGG AGGAAGAAAACAAGGATGGCTTATTCTCTCCGCAGCTCGATGGTCATGCAAGTGCGCTGATTGCTGATAAGGATTGTAATCACCTGATGGATTCTGTAAATTCCTGCACCACAACTTGTGAGTCCAAGTCATGCTTATCGCCTTCCTCTGCCAAAAAAGATCCTAATGCAAATATGGAGCAGTTAGAATCCACGTTCACGATTCAAGGAAATGACATGACCTTCTCCCAGCatctctgtggagaaagttttgaagttcagaaagctgacacttctgcaaaagaaaatttgtctcAAAATAAGCTAAATGAAAGCTGCAAACAAATTTCAATTGCTGATGTACTTTGCATTGCATGCAAGCAACTGCTTTTCCGTCCCGTTGTTCTCAACTGTGGCCATG tttatTGTGAAACTTGCATCGAGAATCCAGCTGATCAGATGATTAGGTGCGAAGCTTGTCATAGTTTCCATCCAAGGGGCTTTCCGAAAGTTTGTTTGGAGCTTGCTGAGTTTTTGAAGGAACAATTTCCTATGGATTATGCATTGAGAAGAGATACTGTGCAGCAGAAAGAAGTCAGTTTCGAGAATGAAACTCAGACTACTA GTCCCACAAAAGCTGGTAAGGAAGGTTTTCCCCTTTCCTCAGTGCCTGCAACAGAAAATACGCTATGGTGGGCTGACCCTACCTTAAAGATTCACGTGGGAGTCGGTTGTGATTTTTGCGGG ATGATGCCGATAGTCGGGGATAGATACCAATGCAAAGATTGCGAGGAGGCAATAGGTTTCGACCTTTGTGGAGATTGCTATAATACTCGTTCCAAGCGTCCTGGGCGGTTCAATCAAAAGCATACCCCGGAACACAAGTTTGAGCTAGTGAATTCGAGTATACTTCAAAGTATGATGTTAAGGCTGATGACTGGACAGTCCCAGAATGTTCCATCTACTGTATTACTTTCTGGTGATGCTCCTGAGAATTCAGAAAGGTCGGAGGATGTTCCATCTCCTCTATTTCCATCCGATGATGTTCCTGAGGTTTCAGAAAATGAGTACATTGCTTTTATGCTCTCAGGCGAGGCACCACAGAGTAGGGGCGATAGTAACCATAACAATGGTATTGAGGATCTAAATGAGAGCCAATCCCCCAATTAA